DNA sequence from the Streptomyces tsukubensis genome:
CCCGGGCCGCAGCGACCGCACCCGGCGCACCAGGGCATGGACGGTCGCGGCGTGCCGCGGATCGCGGCTGCCGTGGGCGACGACGAGGAGACGGGGTCCGTACACGGCGTGGCTCAGTTCTTGACGAGGAGACCGCGGCCCCGCAGGACCGCCCGCTCCAGCGGGCTGAAGACCAGCAGGTCGATGGCGATACCGACGACGAGGATCAGCAGGATCGCCAGGAACACCCCCGGCATGTCCGAGTTGTTGCGGCCGTTCTCCAGCAACTGGCCCAGACCGAGGCCGAGGTCCGGCGACGAGGCGATGATCTCCGCCGCCATCAGGGACCGCCAGGCGAAGGCCCAGCCCTGCTTGAGCCCCGCCACATAGCCCGGCAGGGCGGCCGGCATCACGATGTACCAGGTGCCCTTGAGACCGGTGGCGCCCAGGGTGCGGCCGGCCCGCAGGAACAGCGGCGGGACCTGGTCCACCCCGGACACCAGCCCGTTGGCGATGGACGGGACCGCGCCGAGCAGGATCACCGCGTACATCATCTGGTTGTTCAGACCCAGCCAGATCACCGCGGGCGGCACCCACGCCACCGAAGGCAGCGACTGGAGACCGGAGAGGATCGGCCCGATCGCGGCCCGGACGAACTTCACCCGGGCCACCAGCAGACCCAGCGGCGTACCGATGGCCAGGGCCAGCAGGAAGCCCGAGAAACCGCGCGAGACACTCGTCCACACGATCTCCAGCAGGGTGCCCTGCAGCCACAGGTCGGACACGCTGTCCCAGACCGCGGACGGCGCGGGCAGACTGCCCTCGTCGGTGACCTCCGCCCACACCAGCGTCTGCCAGACCGCGATCACCAGCGCCACCGCCGTCAGCGGCGGCACCACCTTCGTCAGCAGCACCTCCCGCAGCGACGCCCGTCCGGTCTCCACGGTCTCCAGGGCGTCGAGCCCCGCGGCGAGATCGTGCGTTCCCCCGTCGCCCCCGGCACGTTGCTTCGCCGGGGACGGTGTCTCAGTTC
Encoded proteins:
- a CDS encoding ABC transporter permease, giving the protein MVRTETPSPAKQRAGGDGGTHDLAAGLDALETVETGRASLREVLLTKVVPPLTAVALVIAVWQTLVWAEVTDEGSLPAPSAVWDSVSDLWLQGTLLEIVWTSVSRGFSGFLLALAIGTPLGLLVARVKFVRAAIGPILSGLQSLPSVAWVPPAVIWLGLNNQMMYAVILLGAVPSIANGLVSGVDQVPPLFLRAGRTLGATGLKGTWYIVMPAALPGYVAGLKQGWAFAWRSLMAAEIIASSPDLGLGLGQLLENGRNNSDMPGVFLAILLILVVGIAIDLLVFSPLERAVLRGRGLLVKN